The following coding sequences are from one Biomphalaria glabrata chromosome 8, xgBioGlab47.1, whole genome shotgun sequence window:
- the LOC106068283 gene encoding glutathione S-transferase 3-like has translation MAPKNLKLTYFDARGRAEIIRLVLAAAGQKFEDIRITQEQWPSEKTKTPFGQVPVIEIDGKKYGQGLAIATYCAREFGLYGKSNLDALQIDQVVQLGVDFKTAAAKLLYEKDEKKKEEILKSLKEVEVPKYLGFFEKLLKENKTGYFVGNSLTLADLYVYDTIYFMVKKGILTTEGFPHLQELYKKIVNHDKLKPYLEKRKDTDM, from the exons ATGGCGCCAAAAAATCTTAAGCTCACCTACTTTGATGCAAGAGGTAGAGCTGAAATCATTCGTCTGGTTCTAGCAGCCGCTGGTCAGAAGTTTGAAGACATCAGAATAACACAAGAACAATGGCCGTCTGAAAAAACTA AAACACCATTTGGACAGGTTCCGGTCATTGAAATTGATGGCAAGAAATACGGTCAAGGTTTGGCTATAGCTACTTATTGCGCACGGGAGTTTG GTCTGTATGGAAAAAGTAATTTAGACGCCTTACAGATTGATCAAGTTGTCCAACTGGGAGTCGATTTTAAAACCGCCGCAGCCAAACTACTTTATGAAAAAGACGAAAAGAAAAAG GAAGAGATCTTGAAAAGTCTGAAAGAAGTAGAGGTACCAAAATATTTGGGCTTCtttgaaaaacttttaaaagaaaataaaactggCTACTTCGTGGGGAATTCT TTAACTCTGGCAGATCTTTACGTCTATGACACAATCTACTTTATGGTGAAAAAAGGAATTCTAACCACAGAAGGCTTCCCTCATCTTCaagaactttataaaaaaattgtgaacCATGATAAACTGAAACCTTacttagaaaaaagaaaagatactgATATGTAA